The following proteins are encoded in a genomic region of Pungitius pungitius chromosome 17, fPunPun2.1, whole genome shotgun sequence:
- the hivep1 gene encoding zinc finger protein 40, translating to MPRTKQNNPKNLKDKIEEAQKELKDPKGSQKGISESSRRNADSIKGLKRKKVVTENRFEKIPKSPVKKPLKSKTSATVLHEAASKETTPSSCCSSSNSPSHNPSTSPSEERDSQYGQPVATSPHKGPPSTDAERLKQDETTSRRPSLEPVVGEEGPLIEAPPSKDSRDPSFEGDPYHSSAPLDVLLKAMEPDFSTLAERKHSLQDAAIAKPAFTRNAPSSCELTTMSAVNIGLQNQPSPMQTYYIDKQGNVIGIAAPLQGNVQTSTQGTPLQSSPLATPHYMPEKPSLHMSFNTRQSTITHAPVPSGSNALPQSQPPVVQTCQSLSASVPSTVQVPVTPCSNPVQMTPVMTFGIDQVSKDQKPKKPGKYVCEYCSRACAKPSVLLKHIRSHTGERPYPCTTCGFSFKTKSNLYKHKKSHAHAIKLGLIARSESGGGSLSQESDKALGTHSEAEESGDSDEDGSTADLDPDSSQSSVAAMSENSSQSVGTTQAGHGEADSSAVFESIKPASGQRAYEPKVTAALPRVVVYPVNVSPLRADSPRVTCAAPEPAAAQRQREFQNANMRSSITVLSSLKEVDGTNPSLDTVSEDEDQQCKSLLLGGHAQLQRQQATDFSQQQQAKCLLSPRSLGSTDSGYFSRSESADQAMSPPSPFVKITPPVDVDIAKNTHPNVPPMVATVMHVAAEQKPRATEGQMRPPLEAKALSLEERISKLISDNEAVVDNKQLDSVKPRRTSLSRRGSIDSPKSYIFKDSFQFDLKPMGRRSSSSSDIPKSPFTPTDKSKPVFLLSVPSQYSPMDCLPITRSNSMPTSPGHSALPLNVAPLPYPLRICQSFDEKMSSFNDEVFSSAPSTPNPALHSRTLVRQAAVEDFTTSEGHGLPTVRSMDEAYHGPCSSTELTQRSRSFEHGQDRNRKPQQNKGTMYECETCRNRYRKLENFETHKKFYCSELHGPKNKPITVKETDQDVFHVQPTVLRITTGSGILDQQTSIRKRRKMKSVGDEDDQSPTDTIPPCSVSFELPTALASQNICPPAVIVDIQPKNNQSNLPQIQLLNRSSNTSDSRLSPIRETQIGTSTKGDLHRQGSGTSVIRHTNSLSRPNSFETETIERASPVDILEKDPLNQLKTDAIANVSADSYNEKRSQSKKADYEQERKEQYTDGAVAAVGDNTTPVHQSRLVRQNNIQVPEILVTEEPDREHETHTAEPSDKPADQFSWPQRSESLSKVPAEKLPPKKKRIRLAQMDHSSGESSLESSLSRSLSRESSLSRCSSFSASFDRDEPSRSESPSRGECVNNVPEPKGLPIVFNTLGVPGMMRRAASEQITCTQPSVEISCDYRSKSFDCGNVSPSRSLSPTGQTKSGQIPQVSQVPLIERRRGPLVPQMSLKISPESQRPVRKGVIPQDKPPVTNVNSLTQSRPQQIHIANRRNMAQPFILHTGEAPLQKNEQMVQSIHLGCPTQQPQVYGLPHPWHQTSRVHICQKMQPPLSQILVCRENIQIKPANSEEKKERSLVPKYQLQCPALRASQTFSFSSTQGTQIALPVLTIPIANPILTRSDVLENVYVGQHNQTASEITTQTVVLSGEQHRGPFDQTQACVIPLPQILITHEHMHPAPSVSSQNGLPSNHGVESDTHVVPTAKKGRPQTVSSNSHTGEQAASLGSSQCTHKLSSVTLCPQQEPTASSKRMLSPANSLDIYMEKHQKRAKDEHGVACLTDGRSVNYLNAKMSEVTRQRKLTLVRQVCTTEPVDSPIETEAPPLPQVKTDGEKDSQATDDVKPMSPDSTGLNKETSTVIHEEAGPALSKTPGGQGNSLPASNILKPQEKAEEHRWTPAKCPIRPSCFHGGQVKLTTSVSVVNTKDSHRLSFPSLKTATTFTWCFLMKRKPLHVPQTDLKTSAYAVWTVSPNNHNLLGLPTKVVMSLFDSKQSSKKIHYTSAIRTSGKSDILSYSGKLKDIMPRVPITQRSVSPESRSKVPPEPQASSESEKDVASKTEPRRVKIFDGGYKSNEEYIYVRGRGRGKYICEECGIRCKKPSMLRKHIRTHSDVRPYHCVHCNFSFKTKGNLTKHMKSKAHSKKCLEMGVPEGLIEDQDAEDSGDRSQGGSADRQDSDGDDSDGPDDEENDDNEEEEEDSQAESGLSTNPSVSASPQHLPSREAEVPPSALLAKMSICSASLPPASDFHGADYASVPIMSPVSLSKQILIAGSCCSSVPLPDPVLPIATTSDPYTSDTESVHMMSPVSPCRQMSIDYPDFDVPPSPPVPGKGSKLSQDTSYAPPAVATSELGVPVDRSTQTSSYASQGLVHFPPQGLSQTPGTETQAHLFSHLPLHSQQPSRSSYSMVPLGGIQLVPAGLAAYSTFLPIQAGPVQLTIPAVSVIHRNTSPLPAPNTPPQPEGPQTRPLVVQEPIGSALPCFPLGQVTGLQAQTIHPVGLETLNLMGLTNTGLASTQLLPQQGLTLGLQVLAANPTSQSSTGPQTHVPGLQIVNIALPAIIPSLSPVPAERRGSPEAQSEQWRSCVPASSPAPFKVSGCPEVASGSRAPPGGGGGGGGRGELTRSVERQERGTSPGQNRSPAPERRADRAQAAPAEAARDPAPHRPPAVTSWQRENVDYNEVSSDDEDRLVIAT from the exons ATAAAATCGAAGAGGCACAGAAAGAGCTCAAAGACCCCAAAGGCTCACAGAAAG GGATATCGGAAAGCAGTAGAAGAAATGCAGATAGCATTAAAGGCCTGAAGCGGAAAAAGGTTGTCACAGAGAATCGGTTTGAGAAAATTCCGAAATCACCGGTGAAGAAGCCCCTGAAGTCAAAAACATCTGCGACTGTGCTCCACGAAGCAGCGTCCAAAGAAACTACACCttcttcctgctgctcctcttccaaCAGTCCTTCACACAATCCTTCAACATCACCCAGTGAGGAAAGAGACTCCCAATATGGCCAACCAGTTGCGACATCCCCTCACAAGGGGCCACCTTCCACCGACGCTGAAAGGCTGAAGCAGGACGAAACGACTTCCAGGCGACCATCGCTTGAGCCCGTTGTGGGTGAGGAGGGCCCGTTGATTGAAGCGCCTCCGTCTAAAGACAGCAGAGATCCCAGCTTTGAGGGAGATCCTTACCACAGCAGTGCTCCACTTGATGTCCTACTCAAGGCGATGGAGCCTGACTTTAGCACTCTGGCCGAGAGGAAACACTCCTTGCAGGACGCAGCCATCGCGAAACCAGCTTTCACCCGTAATGCTCCGTCTAGTTGTGAACTAACAACAATGTCAGCTGTCAATATTGGTCTCCAGAACCAACCTTCCCCAATGCAGACTTATTATATCGACAAGCAAGGCAACGTTATTGGTATTGCAGCACCACTACAGGGAAATGTGCAGACATCTACGCAGGGTACCCCCCTGCAGTCCTCTCCACTTGCTACACCACATTATATGCCAGAAAAGCCTAGCTTGCACATGAGCTTTAATACCAGACAATCAACTATAACCCATGCACCTGTTCCCTCAGGCTCTAATGCTTTGCCACAAAGCCAACCACCAGTTGTGCAGACATGCCAGTCCCTCTCAGCAAGTGTTCCAAGCACTGTTCAGGTCCCAGTTACACCTTGCAGCAACCCAGTTCAGATGACCCCAGTGATGACTTTTGGCATTGATCAGGTTTCTAAGGACCAAAAGCCAAAGAAGCCTGGAAAGTATGTTTGTGAATACTGCAGTCGGGCATGTGCAAAACCCAGCGTGCTGCTTAAACACATCAGGTCACACACAGGAGAAAGACCATACCCCTGTACAACCTGTGGCTTCTCATTCAAAACTAAGAGCAACTTGTACAAGCATAAGAAATCACACGCTCATGCTATAAAACTGGGTCTCATTGCTCGATCTGAATCTGGAGGCGGCTCCCTCTCTCAAGAATCGGACAAAGCCCTGGGAACACATTCAGAGGCAGAGGAAAGTGGAGACAGTGACGAGGATGGTAGCACTGCAGATCTGGACCCCGACTCATCACAGAGTAGTGTGGCAGCTATGTCTGAAAATAGTTCACAGAGCGTAGGTACAACCCAAGCCGGCCACGGGGAGGCCGACTCCTCAGCTGTGTTTGAGTCGATTAAACCGGCCTCAGGTCAGAGAGCGTATGAGCCCAAAGTGACGGCTGCACTTCCAAGAGTTGTTGTATACCCAGTTAATGTCTCCCCCCTAAGGGCAGATAGCCCGAGAGTTACATGTGCAGCACCTGAACCAGCGGCTGCACAACGGCAACGAGAGTTCCAGAATGCTAATATGAGATCAAGCATCACAGTCCTGTCATCTCTTAAAGAGGTGGACGGTACAAATCCCTCACTAGATACTGTGAGTGAGGATGAAGACCAACAGTGCAAGTCTCTGCTCTTAGGTGGACatgctcagctgcagaggcaaCAAGCGACAGACTTTTCTCAACAGCAGCAGGCCAAGTGTCTACTAAGCCCTCGCAGTTTGGGAAGTACAGATTCTGGCTATTTCTCCCGTTCTGAAAGTGCCGACCAGGCAATGAGTCCACCCAGCCCATTTGTAAAGATAACGCCACCAGTGGATGTCGACATTGCCAAAAATACCCATCCCAATGTCCCTCCAATGGTTGCCACGGTAATGCATGTAGCAGCTGAGCAAAAGCCGCGAGCCACAGAAGGACAGATGCGTCCACCATTGGAAGCCAAAGCCCTTTCTCTGGAAGAACGGATTTCAAAGTTGATATCTGATAATGAGGCGGTAGTTGACAATAAGCAGCTGGACAGTGTAAAGCCAAGGAGGACATCTCTCTCAAGGAGAGGTAGCATAGATTCTCCTAAATCATACATATTTAAAGACTCCTTTCAGTTTGATCTTAAACCAATGGGGAGACGGTCAAGTTCCAGCTCAGATATCCCCAAGTCCCCATTTACACCTACTGATAAATCAAAGCCAGTATTTCTTCTCTCTGTTCCTTCTCAATATTCGCCAATGGATTGTTTGCCAataacaagaagtaactctatGCCTACTTCACCAGGACACTCTGCTCTTCCTCTTAATGTTGCGCCCCTTCCCTACCCTCTGCGAATTTGTCAGTCATTTGATGAGAAAATGAGTTCGTTTAATGATGAAGTATTTTCATCAGCCCCATCAACCCCAAATCCAGCATTACATTCTCGTACCTTAGTCAGACAAGCAGCAGTGGAAGACTTCACCACAAGTGAGGGGCATGGCCTCCCCACTGTTCGCTCAATGGATGAGGCCTATCATGGTCCATGCAGTTCCACAGAGCTGACACAAAGAAGCAGATCTTTTGAGCACGGTCAGGACAGAAACAGAAAGCCTCAGCAGAACAAAGGGACAATGTATGAGTGTGAAACGTGTCGTAATCGGTACAGAAAGTTAGAAAACTTTGAAACTCACAAGAAATTCTATTGCTCTGAGCTTCATGGTCCAAAAAACAAGCCAATCACGGTTAAAGAAACGGATCAAGACGTTTTTCACGTGCAGCCGACAGTCCTTAGAATAACTACTGGGTCGGGAATACTTGATCAACAGACGTCTATtaggaagagaaggaagatgAAAAGTGTTGGAGATGAGGACGATCAATCTCCTACTGACACCATTCCACCTTGTTCAGTTAGTTTTGAACTACCAACAGCTTTGGCAAGTCAGAATATTTGTCCGCCTGCTGTAATTGTAGACATACAGCCCAAAAATAATCAGTCAAATCTACCCCAGATTCAGCTCTTAAACAGAAGTAGTAATACTTCAGACTCCAGACTGTCACCAATCCGAGAAACCCAGATCGGTACTTCTACTAAAGGAGACTTACATAGGCAGGGCAGTGGTACTTCAGTCATCAGACACACCAATTCTCTCAGCAGACCAAATTCATTTGAAACTGAAACCATTGAAAGGGCCTCTCCTGTTGATATTTTGGAGAAAGATCCCCTCAACCAACTTAAAACTGATGCAATAGCAAATGTCTCAGCTGACAGCtacaatgaaaaaaggtccCAATCCAAGAAAGCTGACTATGAACAAGAAAGGAAGGAACAATACACAGATGGCGCTGTAGCAGCAGTTGGCGACAACACTACTCCTGTCCATCAGTCTCGCTTAGTTCGTCAAAACAACATCCAAGTTCCTGAGATTCTGGTCACAGAGGAGCCTGATAGAGAACATGAAACACATACTGCTGAGCCATCGGATAAGCCTGCAGATCAGTTCAGCTGGCCTCAGAGAAGTGAGAGTTTGTCAAAGGTACCAGCAGAGAAACTtccaccaaaaaagaaaagaattcgTCTTGCTCAAATGGATCACTCCTCAGGTGAATCCAGTTTGGAGTCAAGCCTCTCGCGAAGCCTCAGCAGGGAAAGCAGTCTTTCTCGATGTTCCAGTTTCTCAGCCTCTTTTGACAGAGATGAGCCGTCTCGATCAGAGAGTCCTTCCAGGGGGGAGTGTGTCAACAATGTTCCAGAGCCTAAAGGTTTGCCAATCGTGTTCAACACCCTTGGTGTGCCTGGTATGATGAGACGTGCCGCATCTGAACAGATCACTTGTACTCAACCATCAGTGGAAATCTCATGCGACTACCGTAGCAAGTCCTTTGACTGTGGCAACGTATCCCCCAGCAGATCTCTGTCACCTACTGGCCAGACAAAAAGTGGACAAATCCCCCAAGTTTCCCAGGTGCCACTTATTGAAAGAAGGCGGGGGCCATTAGTTCCCCAAATGTCTTTAAAGATAAGCCCAGAGAGTCAGCGACCTGTTCGGAAAGGTGTTATTCCTCAAGATAAACCTCCCGTTACGAATGTGAACTCTTTAACTCAGAGTAGACCCCAGCAGATTCACATTGCCAATAGGCGCAACATGGCTCAGCCTTTCATCCTGCACACTGGAGAAGCACCCTTGCAAAAGAATGAGCAGATGGTGCAAAGCATTCATTTGGGTTGCCCAACTCAGCAGCCCCAAGTCTATGGCCTGCCACATCCATGGCATCAAACATCAAGGGTTCATATATGCCAAAAGATGCAACCACCTCTGAGCCAGATCTTAGTTTGTCGTGAGAATATTCAGATCAAACCAGCCAActctgaagaaaagaaagaaagaagtttaGTGCCCAAATACCAACTGCAGTGTCCCGCTCTCAGAGCAAGCCAAACATTTTCCTTCTCCAGCACACAGGGCACGCAGATAGCCTTGCCAGTTTTAACAATACCTATTGCTAATCCAATTTTGACCAGGTCAGATGTACTCGAAAATGTATACGTTGGTCAACACAATCAAACGGCTTCGGAGATTACGACACAGACTGTTGTTTTGTCAGGTGAACAGCACAGGGGCCCCTTTGATCAGACCCAAGCATGTGTTATACCATTGCCACAGATCCTCATCACTCATGAGCACATGCACCCTGCTCCCTCTGTGTCCAGTCAAAATGGCCTTCCATCCAATCATGGTGTAGAGAGTGATACTCATGTTGTACCAACTGCAAAGAAGGGCAGGCCTCAAACAGTTAGCAGTAACAGCCATACTGGTGAACAAGCAGCCTCTCTCGGGTcctcacaatgcacacacaaactgtcatCAGTGACTCTCTGCCCACAGCAGGAACCCACTGCTTCAAGTAAACGGATGCTGTCCCCTGCCAACAGCTTGGACATATATATGGAAAAGCACCAAAAACGGGCTAAGGATGAGCATGGCGTGGCTTGTCTAACTGATGGCAGGTCGGTCAATTATCTCAATGCGAAGATGTCAGAGGTTACCAGGCAGCGGAAGCTTACACTTGTACGGCAGGTTTGCACAACTGAACCGGTGGACAGTCCCATTGAAACTGAGGCCCCGCCTCTGCCGCAGGTTAAAACAGATGGGGAGAAGGACTCACAGGCTACTGATGATGTTAAGCCCATGTCACCTGACAGTACTGGGCTGAATAAAGAAACAAGCACAGTTATCCATGAGGAAGCAGGCCCTGCCCTTAGCAAAACACCTGGTGGCCAGGGTAACTCCCTGCCAGCTAGTAACATTCTGAAACCTCAGGAGAAAGCCGAGGAACACAGATGGACGCCTGCCAAATGTCCTATTAGGCCCTCCTGCTTCCACGGTGGTCAGGTGAAATTGACTACATCCGTGTCTGTGGTTAACACCAAAGACAGCCATCGCCTCTCTTTCCCCAGCTTGAAGACTGCCACCACTTTCACATGGTGTTTCTTGATGAAGAGGAAACCTCTTCATGTTCCACAGACTGACCTGAAGACGTCGGCCTATGCTGTCTGGACGGTCAGCCCTAACAACCACAACCTGCTTGGGTTGCCCACCAAGGTGGTCATGTCTCTGTTTGACTCCAAGCAGAGCTCCAAGAAAATACACTACACCTCGGCCATACGAACAAGTGGGAAATCGGACATCTTGTCTTACTCAGGCAAGCTGAAAGACATCATGCCCAGA gtgcCAATTACCCAGAGGTCTGTGTCACCTGAAAGCAGAAGTAAAGTGCCACCAGAACCTCAGGCCAGCAGCGAGTCGGAAAAGGATGTGGCATCTAAAACCGAGCCAAGAAGGGTCAAAATATTTGATGGAGG ATACAAATCTAACGAGGAGTATATTTACGTGCGTGGGCGTGGACGAGGTAAATACATCTGTGAGGAATGTGGGATCCGCTGCAAGAAGCCAAGCATGCTGCGGAAACACATCCGCACCCACTCCGATGTCCGGCCATACCACTGCGTCCACTGCAACTTCTCCTTTAAGACCAAAG GGAATCTGACCAAGCACATGAAATCCAAGGCGCACAGTAAGAAATGCTTGGAGATGGGGGTTCCTGAGGGTCTTATTGAGGACCAGGATGCAGAGGACTCAG GGGACCGGAGTCAGGGGGGCAGTGCCGACCGCCAAGATTCAGATGGTGACGACTCCGATGGCCCTGatgatgaggagaacgacgacaacgaggaagaggaggaagacagccAGGCAGAGTCTGGTCTGTCTACCAACCCCTCGGTCTCCGCCAGCCCTCAGCACCTCCCTTCCAGAGAGGCCGAAGTCCCTCCTAGCGCGCTGCTAGCCAAGATGTCAATCTGCTCGGCCTCCCTACCTCCAGCCTCTGACTTCCACGGAGCAGACTACGCGTCTGTCCCCATAATGAGCcccgtgtccctgagcaagcaGATACTCATCGCTGGGTCCTGCTGCAGCTCAGTGCCCCTCCCAGACCCTGTTCTGCCCATTGCCACAACATCAGACCCCTACACCTCGGACACCGAGTCGGTGCACATGATGAGCCCGGTGTCCCCGTGCAGGCAGATGTCCATCGACTACCCTGACTTTGACGTGCCCCCTAGTCCTCCAGTGCCAGGCAAGGGCTCCAAGCTGAGCCAG gacacctcctatgcaCCTCCTGCTGTGGCGACCAGCGAGTTGGGCGTACCTGTGGACCGTAGCACTCAGACTTCCTCTTATGCTTCCCAAGGCCTCGTGCACTTTCCCCCCCAGGGTCTATCCCAAACCCCAGGAACAGAGACCCAGGCGCACCTGTTCAGTCACCTGCCCCTGCACTCCCAGCAGCCGTCTCGCTCCTCTTACAGCATGGTCCCGCTTGGGGGAATCCAGCTGGTGCCCGCTGGCCTGGCAGCTTACTCGACCTTTTTGCCGATCCAGGCCGGCCCCGTCCAGCTCACCATCCCAGCAGTGAGCGTCATTCACCGGAACACAAGCCCGTTGCCGGCCCCCAACACTCCTCCCCAACCAGAGGGCCCGCAAACCCGGCCTCTTGTGGTCCAGGAACCAATCGGCAGTGCTCTGCCTTGCTTCCCTTTGGGGCAGGTCACTGGCCTGCAGGCTCAGACAATACATCCAGTCGGTCTGGAGACACTAAACCTCATGGGGCTCACAAACACGGGCCTGGCGTCCACCCAGCTGCTGCCCCAGCAAGGGCTCACCCTGGGGCTGCAGGTGCTAGCTGCCAACCCCACCTCGCAAAGCAGCACCGGCCCCCAGACACACGTGCCGGGTCTGCAGATCGTTAACATCGCGCTGCCTGCCATCATTCCCTCTCTCAGCCCCGTGCCGGCAGAGAGGCGAGGCAGCCCTGAAGCTCAGAGTGAACAGTGGCGGAGCTGCGTGCCCGCGTCATCGCCTGCCCCGTTTAAGGTCAGCGGCTGTCCAGAAGTGGCCTCGGgcagcagagccccccccggaggaggtggcggcggcggcggccgagGGGAGCTCACGCGCTCGGTTGAGAGGCAAGAAAGGGGTACGTCTCCTGGGCAGAACCGATCGCCAGCCCCCGAGAGAAGGGCAGACCGGGCCCAGGCAGCGCCAGCCGAGGCGGCTCGTGATCCGGCGCCTCACAGACCGCCGGCGGTGACCAGCTGGCAGAGGGAAAATGTTGACTATAATGAGGTATCCAGTGATGATGAAGACAGACTGGTCATTGCCACCTGA